In Uranotaenia lowii strain MFRU-FL chromosome 2, ASM2978415v1, whole genome shotgun sequence, one genomic interval encodes:
- the LOC129743466 gene encoding pickpocket protein 28-like produces the protein MKKWFQNHPELKILVREYTSQSTIHGVRYLGLLSSVLERIWWTIVVGLAFCCCAVLLRDVYEKWRRSPVIMAFSEIPMPIWEIPFPAITICPEAKIRADLFNFTEAFDHFARLSVDQTKELERDKDLLGILHICDELFHIMPELREKYEQLNKSIDFMETMERLLLQKNTSLLSCEMNKDDCYDSFSKSITDQGICYTYNGLSQKDMFKDKVLHDEYQYLTETKRIRNWSLQNGYISASSSDVYPIRPDTAGYGSGLKIRLTVLTSDLDHICREKQGFRVILHPPYDFPRTSNNFVYISVNENVVIGIQPQVVYTESALETYTLDQKFCYLDSERDLMFFRNYSQSNCELECLTNFTLKLCGCVHFSMPRQSGTRVCQLVDLLCVLRAEKLIQEESLNRLSNQLDGIETPCDCLPGCISALSDSEVTRTSLKFHESLIVRYKPFNPAVEHFDLLQFAYIGIYFKEDQCIITMRNEMFSWMDAITSCGGILSLCMGANRS, from the exons atgaaaaagtggtTCCAGAATCATCCGGAGCTCAAAATATTGGTTCGAGAGTACACCAGCCAAAGTACGATTCACGGAGTACGTTATCTTGGATTGCTAAGTTCCGTTTTGGAGCGAATATGGTGGACCATCGTTGTTGGATTGGCATTTTGCTGCTGTGCGGTACTTCTGCGTGACGTCTACGAAAAGTGGCGTCGTAGTCCTGTTATTATGGCGTTTAGTGAAATACCGATGCCAATCTGGGAGATACCCTTTCCAGCGATCACTATTTGTCCGGAAGCGAAAATCAGGGCAGATCTTTTCAACTTTACTGAAGCTTTCGATCATTTTGCTAGGCTTTCAGTGGATCAAACGAAGGAATTGGAACG TGACAAAGATCTTCTGGGCATCCTTCATATTTGTGATGAGCTTTTCCACATTATGCCAGAACTACGTGAAAAGTACGAACAACTGAATAAATCCATAGATTTTATGGAAACCATGGAGCGTTTGCTACTCCAAAAGAATACATCTTTACTCTCCTGTGAAATGAATAAAGATGACTGTTATGATAGCTTTAGCAAGTCAATAACGGATCAAGGAATTTGCTATACATACAACGGATTATCACAAAAAGACATGTTCAAAGACAAAGTTTTGCATGACGAATATCAGTATCTCACAGAGACGAAACGAATCAGAAATTGGAGCTTGCAGAACGGATACATTTCAGCTTCATCGTCAGACGTTTATCCTATCAGACCGGATACAGCTGGCTATGGATCTGGTCTAAAAATTCGATTGACAGTATTGACCTCAGATCTTGATCACATTTGTCGTGAAAAACAaggttttagagttattttgcACCCGCCATACGATTTTCCTCGGACgtcaaacaattttgtttacatCAGCGTCAATGAAAACGTTGTCATTGGTATACAGCCGCAAGTTGTGTACACTGAATCAGCTCTGGAAACATACACCCTGGACCAAAAGTTTTGCTACCTCGACAGTGAACGAGACCTGATGTTCTTCCGTAACTATTCGCAAAGTAACTGTGAGCTGGAATGTCTCACAAATTTCACTTTGAAGTTGTGTGGATGCGTGCATTTTTCGATGCCAAGACAATCTGGAACACGAGTTTGTCAACTGGTCGATCTTTTGTGTGTTCTGAGAGCAGAAAAATTAATCCAGGAAGAGTCACTCAACCGTCTTTCTAATCAACTGGATGGGATTGAAACTCCATGTGACTGTCTCCCAGGTTGCATTTCGGCACTAAGCGATTCGGAAGTCACGAGAACCTCGTTGAAATTTCATGAGTCGTTGATAGTACGTTACAAACCATTTAATCCTGCCGTAGAACATTTTGATTT